Below is a genomic region from Flavobacteriales bacterium.
TAAATTAACGAGCGCGGTCAAGCTCCATAAGCCGCTCAGTAAGTTGAATAAACCTATTGATAATATATCTGAGGTTATAAATGAAATAAAGCAATACAATAGTAATCTACACCTCTGCTGCCTTCTAACATATGGATGCTTATTAAGACCTCATCGCGAGATACGAGAGCTAACCTGGGGAGATTTTACGAGCGAACTCAGCTACATAAAATTATCAGGAGGCAGGAACAAATCTGGAAGGAATAGAATCGTTCCAGTACCGTCTTACATAAGAGATATACTGGTTAAAGGAGAGTCAAATCACAATATCTTCACTAACTCCAATAAACCACCCAATCCAGACTATTTTAAAACACTTTGGAGTCGTTTTAAGAGGGTTTCTAAGCTTATTGAACTAGACCAAACACTTTATTCTTTTCGGCACTCTGGAGCTATAGATATCTTTAAAAGGACAGGAAGTATAACCAAGCTACAGAAAGCTATGGGACACTCATCTATAAATGTTAGTCTGACTTATTTAAGAGGTTTAGAAATACCTGAACTTAATGAAGAGGATATGCCGATGATTTAAGCTATGTAAATTTCTACCAATTACCCAAACTCTGATAACTTCAAAGAATATGATTTATTGTCTAATAGAGTTAGGATTTAACAATAAGTGTAAGTGTTATTATAAGGGAAAGCTATTTCCTAAAAAATAACCCAAAACCAAACCAAGCACTAACATTATTAGTCCTTTAGCATTAAAAAACCAGCCGAATTTTTCCTCCCAAGAATCAGGTATAAAATTTCCGTCAGCATCCTCTGCCTTTCCAGTTCTTGTTAAATATCCTGCATAAAAATAAACTCCAGAAACAAGTAAAACAATAAAAATTAATGTAACGATAAATTCATTCATCTCTTTGTTTTTAAGCAAGTTACAAATTTAAATTAACTTATAACTGATTTATTTAAATTTACTAAATCTATCACACAAACAAAAGCAAGTCTATACTTACTTCATTAGTAGCTTGTTTCATTCTTGGTAAAGTGTATTGTAGAACTTAATGAAGAGGATATGACTAGGTTTAAAAGAAAACGCCACTAAAGTTAATTAGTGACGGAAAAAATAAAAATTTCTTTTGGTTTTATTTAGTTACAGTCGTAGTAGTCGGCGTGTATATTCCAAAAGTTAATGCAGAAACTAATCCATTTACAAAAGATTGTCTTGTATGAACAGTATAGTTTTCCGCTCCGTCAGCCATTTGTTTTGAATCAGAAACAATAACTGGTGCAAGTCCACCAATCACGTAATGATTCCATTTAGTTGTTTGACTGTTTCCATTAGCACCAGAACCCACAACACTTGTGTAGGAATAGCAAGAAGTAAATAACATTGATGCAGCAAATACAACTGTCATCATTTTTAAAGTTTTTTTAATCATTTTTTTGAAAATTAAATTAAATATATTAATTGTAATATTGTTTTTCAGTAATTTAAAATCAATCAAAATATTTAACTTTTTTGGATATAAATAATTAAATAATAGATATTTATTAAACAAAAGTAATCGTCTAATCTCTTTGCTTGCAAGAACCTATCACAAAAACAACGGCAAGTCTTCACTTACTTCATTAGTAGCTTGTTTCATTGTTGATAAAGTTTACTTTGAGCCTATTCGAACTTAATGAAGAGGATATGCCGATGATTAACGAAAACTTTCTTTAAAGTTAATTTTTGATTTACGAACTAAACTATGGTGTTTATAAAACCGATTTCTCTTTCTGACGTATATTAAGTGTTTTACAAGATAATAGCTTGAAGTAAATGCAGCAGCTAAACTCCCACCTGCTCCTAAAATTTCAATATCACTATCAACATTTTTAAGGGCAACTCCACCAATAAAAACGGCTGCTGATATTACAAAGTAATTTCTGCTAAGCT
It encodes:
- a CDS encoding site-specific integrase, whose protein sequence is MNKPIDNISEVINEIKQYNSNLHLCCLLTYGCLLRPHREIRELTWGDFTSELSYIKLSGGRNKSGRNRIVPVPSYIRDILVKGESNHNIFTNSNKPPNPDYFKTLWSRFKRVSKLIELDQTLYSFRHSGAIDIFKRTGSITKLQKAMGHSSINVSLTYLRGLEIPELNEEDMPMI
- a CDS encoding Bor family protein, with translation MIKKTLKMMTVVFAASMLFTSCYSYTSVVGSGANGNSQTTKWNHYVIGGLAPVIVSDSKQMADGAENYTVHTRQSFVNGLVSALTFGIYTPTTTTVTK